One region of Fragaria vesca subsp. vesca linkage group LG4, FraVesHawaii_1.0, whole genome shotgun sequence genomic DNA includes:
- the LOC101310889 gene encoding probable disease resistance protein At5g66900-like, with protein sequence MCCENLESIPSSDKLTSLRSLVIMRCYKLTSLPKGLAASSQPCSLTHLKELRIGGFCEELDAFPAFQAIPQLETLELEGWNKLKSLPEQTQHLPSLRHLEIESFNGVDAIPEWLGNLASLEDLSVWGCESLKYLPSVEAMQRLTKLKEIKISFCPLLEERCTEETGPEWPKIRHLPFITIDDKTIKN encoded by the exons ATGTGTTGCGAAAATCTAGAGAGTATTCCAAGTTCAGACAAGCTCACATCCCTCCGCAGTTTGGTGATTATGCGGTGTTATAAATTAACAAGTCTGCCAAAGGGGTTAGCAGCATCGTCACAGCCCTGCAGCCTCACCCATTTGAAGGAATTGAGAATTGGTGGTTTCTGCGAGGAGCTCGATGCATTCCCAGCTTTTCAGGCAATACCACAACTTGAAACATTAGAACTGGAAGGGTGGAATAAGCTCAAGTCTCTCCCTGAACAAACTCAACACTTGCCTTCTTTAAGACATTTGGAGATAGAATCCTTTAACGGAGTGGATGCAATTCCAGAGTGGTTGGGAAACCTTGCGTCTCTCGAGGACCTGTCTGTTTGGGGTTGCGAGAGTCTAAAGTATCTGCCTTCTGTGGAAGCAATGCAACGCCTCACCAAATTGAAAGAGATAAAGATCTCCTTCTGTCCCCTTCTAGAAGAAAGATGCACGGAGGAGACTGGCCCTGAGTGGCCTAAGATTCGTCATCTTCCATTCATCACGA TTGATGATAAAACTATCAAGAATTGA
- the LOC101292995 gene encoding putative disease resistance protein RGA3-like translates to MKVPGGILGQLTNLRSLPFLKVGNETGPGIEELGCLNQLHDTLSIYGLENVVDGEKALKANLSEKKHIRKLILGWKLIRPSHNVANDVDVLEGLRPHSTLEYLQIQGFMGGKHPSWLLLAHNLKEIEFLGCNKCEALPTLGHLPNLSCLKISGMENLTRIGSEFYGDDHVNWGNGTIEQARPLFPALKKLHIEESPNLIEWMEAPIERANWVFPCLEELTLIKCNRLTSAPSHFPSLKKLDIQCMDSGGMPIASILSNKLTTLTDLNLFKVGRLTCLPEGMLESNKNLAHLNIVQCRELTCISPQSQGFAYCCASLSYLRLYICDNLRYLPDGILTPSLKEMTLYACENLEYIPDATHGGLTSLERLSLSMCYKITSIPFSQGLPSLRKLDIDQCPELSSLPGGLEYCTSLRSLKIAACPKTLFQFHEEASHHSVN, encoded by the exons ATGAAAGTTCCTGGTGGGATATTGGGACAGCTGACCAATCTCCGGTCATTACCCTTTCTCAAGGTGGGTAACGAGACAGGTCCTGGAATTGAGGAATTGGGTTGTTTGAACCAGTTGCATGACACCTTGTCTATATATGGACTGGAAAATGTGGTAGATGGAGAAAAAGCCCTGAAAGCAAACTTATCGGAGAAGAAACATATACGCAAGTTAATCCTTGGTTGGAAGCTTATTAGGCCAAGCCACAATGTCGCGAATGATGTTGATGTACTAGAAGGCCTCCGGCCACATTCTACTTTGGAATATCTACAGATTCAGGGATTCATGGGTGGTAAACATCCATCATGGTTATTGCTAGCCCACAATTTGAAAGAGATTGAATTTTTGGGCTGCAACAAATGTGAAGCACTCCCAACACTCGGTCATTTGCCCAATCTTAGTTGTCTTAAGATAAGTGGAATGGAGAACCTAACTCGTATAGGATCTGAGTTCTATGGTGATGACCATGTCAATTGGGGAAATGGAACAATTGAGCAGGCGCGGCCTTTGTTCCCAGCTCTGAAAAAATTGCATATTGAGGAGTCCCCGAACCTGATTGAATGGATGGAAGCGCCAATTGAGAGAGCAAATTGGGTGTTTCCTTGCCTTGAGGAGCTGACCTTGATTAAATGTAACAGACTGACAAGTGCTCCTAGTCATTTCCCATCCCTCAAGAAGTTAGATATACAATGCATGGATAGCGGAGGCATGCCAATAGCAAGTATTCTAAGCAATAAACTCACCACTCTCACTGATCTCAACTTATTTAAAGTGGGGAGACTTACTTGTCTGCCGGAAGGAATGTTAGAAAGCAACAAGAATCTTGCACATTTAAACATAGTGCAGTGTCGAGAGTTAACTTGTATTTCTCCCCAATCACAAGGATTTGCTTACTGCTGTGCATCTCTTTCATATTTGCGGCTATATATTTGTGACAATCTCAGATATTTACCTGATGGGATACTCACTCCTTCTCTTAAAGAGATGACGTTGTATGCTTGTGAGAATCTAGAGTACATCCCAGATGCTACACACGGTGGTCTCACATCCCTGGAAAGGTTGTCTTTGTCAATGTGCTATAAAATAACTTCCATTCCATTCTCACAAGGCCTGCCATCTCTTCGTAAATTGGACATAGACCAGTGTCCGGAACTATCAAGCCTACCGGGTGGACTAGAATACTGTACCTCTCTTCGGAGTTTGAAAATAGCAGCTTGCCCCAAG ACGCTCTTCCAATTTCACGAGGAGGCTTCACATCACTCCGTGAATTGA